The genome window ATGAGGCAAGATAATTAAATTTAATACCGTAATTTAATTTAGTCGCTTAAGTATAAATATAACCGAAGACAGAATTATTTAAAGTTGATAACAGTTATCCTCACTAAAACCAAGCTCACTAATAAATCAACTGCCAGCCATAAAAGTGTCGTATAAAAGAGCCAAAATAATTGTTATCGGTGCTGGTTTCGCCGGGTTGAGAGCGATTCAAAAGTTGGCTAAAGTAAATGCTGACATTATATTAATCGACCGAAACAACTATCATACTTTTATCCCCCTACTTTACCAGGTAGCAACTGGCTTTGTTGCTCCAGAAACAGTTACTTATCCAATTAGAAAATCTCTGCGTTCGATAGCTAATGCTCGCTTTATCAAAGGAGAAGTGCAAAAAATAGATTTTGCGGCCAAAGTTGTTCAAACTGAGGCGATGAATTTAACCTATGACTATCTTGTCTTGGCAACGGGTAGCAAGACTCAATTTTTAGGCGTGGATGGCGCAGAGCAGTATGCTTTACCCATGAGAGCATTAGCAGATGCAGTTAATATACACGATCGCCTGATTAATAATTTTGAACGGGCGACGATTTGTCAGGATCGAGCCAGAAGAATTCAACTATTAACTATTGCTATTATTGGTGGCGGGGCGACAGGGGTAGAATTGGCAGGTTCAATTCAAGAATTAGTCAAAGCTACCTTAGCCAAAGATTACCCTAAAATTAATCCTCAAGAAGTAAGAGTAATTTTAATTCATTCGGGAGCAACGCTACTCCAAGATTATCCAGAACATTTAGGCAACTATACCTCTAGACAACTGCGTCGTCGGGGAGTCAGAGTGCATTTGCGATCGCGAGTAAATGAAGTCTTACCAGGAGCAATTAAACTCAATAATGGTGAGCTTTTAGAAACAGCAGCAATTATTTGGACAGCAGGAGTAGAAGCAGATCATCCTGAAGCAGAAGCTGAATTACCCACCGCTAGCAAAGCTAAAATTAGCGTCGAATCTACACTACAGTTACCCAACTATCCACAGGTGTATGCAGTAGGAGATGTTGCCCTGGTTAAACAAGATGGTGAACCTCTATTGGGCATTGCTCCAGAGGCATTACAGCAGGGAACAACAGTCGCTCAAAATCTGACAAGACAGTTACGAGGATTGCCACCTAAACCTTTTAACTATTTTAATAAAGGAAAAGCCGCAATCATTGCCCGTAACAGCGGTGTTGCTTATCTGTTTGGCAAAATTCCTCTACAAGGCTTTGCTGCTTGGTTGCTGTGGTTGGCAATACATCTTTATTATTTGCCAGGTATTGCCAATCGCTCGGTTATTCTGGGCAGTTGGTTACGTGACTATCTAACCAGAGAACGAGATATGCGACAGCTATTTAATCATCGGTAAACTGTTTGTTTTATAGGGCAAGACAATCCTTTCCTCGTGCTTTTAATCATTACTTATATTTAAATTTAACTACAAACCAAACCATGAAATATCTCCCTTTAGCTGCCCGTGTTTGTCTATGTCTAATTTTTCTCAAAGCAGGAATTAGTCATATTTTGGGCTACAGCGGTACGGTAGAAATGATGGCAGGTATGGGCTTACCCATTCCCTATGTCTTGCTGATCTTTACTATTGCCTTTCAAATTTTAGGTGGTCTTTCTTTATTGTTAGGATACAAGGTAAAAATTGGCTCAATACTGTTAATTTTATTTTTAATTCCTGCTACTTTAGCGTTTCATAATCCTCTAGGCGATCCTAGTCAAATTAATGATTTTTTGAAAAACATTGGTCTGATTGGGGGTTTATTAATGGTGATCTACGCAGGGGCAGGAGCTTTGAGTATTGACGATACCACTACAAGAAACCGTAGAGTTAGTGAAGAAAAGTCTAACTTTACGGCTTGAACGATTAGGGTACGGTAATTACTATATTACTTGACTACTAGCAAATCTATATCGAACGATAGATGTAGATATCATTCTGATTGGGGAAGCGCAAATAAAGCAATGCTCATTAAACTTATAGTTAACTAAGCTAACAAATATAAATATCAAACTACTGATATGTTGACTACTAAGAAAACTACAATGAGTCTGGGTGCGATCGCCTTAGGAATTATAGCTGCTAGTCTTTTTATTCTGCCTCTTAATGCTCAAACTGATACTTCAGAAGAGATTTTTTTGGAAGACATTAAGGTAGGAGAAGATATGAATTGGAGTTTTTCCAGTGAAGACGAAACAAATTCTGTTCAAAACAGATTCAACGATTTGGGAGAATATAGCATCTCCGACTCTACTGATGATGCAAATGTTCAGTTGCTCGAAGAAAACAGACGCTGGGGTAATAGAGGAGATGCAACCAATTATTTGCTCGAAGCTGAAATCTACAATTATTAAGGTTTATGCCTGAAGAGAGAAGCCAATTGGGAACAAAATGCGGCATCATAAAATGCTGTTTATTTTTATCTTGCTTTTTGGGCTTAAAATATCAATTTTAAATTGTTTCTCACTTAAAAACTAATTATTATGATTCCTTCTTGGCTGGCAATTGGGATTGTTACCCTGGTTATTCCCTTGATCTGTAACCGCTTTATTTCTAGCGAAGATTTTCGCTGGTTTAAACGATTGCGTCGTCCCAATTGGTTAACCTTTGAATGGGCAATACCCATAATTTGGACAGTTATTTTTATCTGCGGTGCTTGGTCAGCTTACAATGTTTGGTCGGCTAATCCTGATACAACCTCAACCTGGTTATTAATGGGTTTTTATGTAGTCGTAGAAACGGCAATATCCTTGTACACCGTGGTGATGTGTAAAACTCGCAGCCTTAAGGTTGGAACAGTTATTGGCGGAACTGGCTTTTTTTTGGGAGCAATTTTGGCGGTGATAGTTATATCAATATCTAACACGGCTTTTTGGCTATTAGTTCCCTATTTGCTTTGGAGTCCGATTGGAACTTTAGTTACATGGCAAATGATGAAGCTAAATCCGCTAGATGCTTGATTTTCTAATTTTAGTTAAGATCGAGCATTTTTATCTGTAACCGCCATGACAATTTTATTAACTTACAATCCTCGATATTTTAGGAGTTGATTATCTCCGAAAATGTAGGCTATCAAATATTAGAATTAGTTGATAGCCAAATAAAGACTTCTCCTGAAAGTAAGATTCAATCAATTAAAGTCACGCCCCGACAGGGTTATCTAGAAGTAAGAATAGAACTGACTGCATCAATTGAGTCTATTTCCCAAGCGAAAATTGACCGTGATAAGAATTTGATTGCCCAAGAAATTGGTAAGCCGATAGATCTGAGAGTTGAAGTAACTCCGATACGAGTTTTGCAGTCTTTTAGGGACTAGCTGATAGTCATCCAGATTTAAAAATATGCTAGAAATTTAGCCCAATATTCTATACCAAGAAAATTTGCTGAATTATGATGAAGATAAGTCAGGAATTAAGTAATTACTATCAAAGATTGAATTAGATGAAATTCGTTTCAGATCCGCCTATACTGGTCAAAATAGACCAAATGAAGCGCCGAGTGCGTTGGCAAGAATCAGCAATCAAAGAAAGGGCGATCGCTCAAACTAAACTAGTAATTGATGGTGAGGATACAGATAACCCTGATTTTTCTTTTTTGGTAATCGGTGATAGTGGCTGTGGATCGCATCTTAAACAGCATCCGCAGCGAAAGATTGCCGAAATGATGTTACAACAAGAGTCATCTCGCTTCGTAATCCATACTGGGGATG of Coleofasciculaceae cyanobacterium contains these proteins:
- a CDS encoding NAD(P)/FAD-dependent oxidoreductase, translated to MSYKRAKIIVIGAGFAGLRAIQKLAKVNADIILIDRNNYHTFIPLLYQVATGFVAPETVTYPIRKSLRSIANARFIKGEVQKIDFAAKVVQTEAMNLTYDYLVLATGSKTQFLGVDGAEQYALPMRALADAVNIHDRLINNFERATICQDRARRIQLLTIAIIGGGATGVELAGSIQELVKATLAKDYPKINPQEVRVILIHSGATLLQDYPEHLGNYTSRQLRRRGVRVHLRSRVNEVLPGAIKLNNGELLETAAIIWTAGVEADHPEAEAELPTASKAKISVESTLQLPNYPQVYAVGDVALVKQDGEPLLGIAPEALQQGTTVAQNLTRQLRGLPPKPFNYFNKGKAAIIARNSGVAYLFGKIPLQGFAAWLLWLAIHLYYLPGIANRSVILGSWLRDYLTRERDMRQLFNHR
- a CDS encoding DoxX family protein, whose protein sequence is MKYLPLAARVCLCLIFLKAGISHILGYSGTVEMMAGMGLPIPYVLLIFTIAFQILGGLSLLLGYKVKIGSILLILFLIPATLAFHNPLGDPSQINDFLKNIGLIGGLLMVIYAGAGALSIDDTTTRNRRVSEEKSNFTA
- a CDS encoding TspO/MBR family protein gives rise to the protein MIPSWLAIGIVTLVIPLICNRFISSEDFRWFKRLRRPNWLTFEWAIPIIWTVIFICGAWSAYNVWSANPDTTSTWLLMGFYVVVETAISLYTVVMCKTRSLKVGTVIGGTGFFLGAILAVIVISISNTAFWLLVPYLLWSPIGTLVTWQMMKLNPLDA